The Triticum urartu cultivar G1812 chromosome 6, Tu2.1, whole genome shotgun sequence genome includes the window TCTAAAGTTGATGGTTTCAACTGGGCTTTGGTGGCGGTTTATGGTGCCGCACAGCCCGAGCTTAAACCGGAGTTTTTGGCGCACCTTGTTCGAATCTGTGGGTCAGAGCAGCTTCCAATTTTAGTTGGGGGTGATTTCAACATCATTAGGAGGAGAGAGGAGAAGAATAATGATAACTTTGACGGTGGGTGGTCGTTTATGTTCAATACCATTATCGAAAGCTTGGATCTGAGGGAGATTGAGCTTTCTGGCAGAAAGTTTACCTGGGCTAATGCTATGCCAAACCTGACATACGAAAAACTCCATCGAGTTCTCGCGAGCGTGGAGTGGGAACAGAAGTTTCCTCTTGTTACGGTGCAAGCTCTTTCGCGGGGAATATCCGATCACACACCCTTGTTCGTGGACTCAGGGGAGCCGAAccacgtgggaaacaaaaacaccTTTTCATTCGAGATGGCCTGGTTCGAACGCGATGGGTTCTTGGACCTGATTGCCCGGGAATGGGCTAGGGGTGCAGGAGGTAGGACTGCGGTCGAGCGTTGGCAAAATAAGATTAGGAATTTGAGAAGTTTATTACGGggttgggctaagcacctcagtgggATGTATAAGATTGAAAAGGATAGGCTCCTCTCTCTTATACAGACCCTGGACATAAAGGCCGAATCCATGATTTTGCTGCCAGCTGAGCTTCAGGTTAAAACTGAGGCGGAGAAGAGGTTGAAAGAACTTCTCCGCGAAGAAGAATTGAAGTGGGCTTTGCGGACTAAGGCCCGCAAAGTGGTCCAAGGGGACGCGAATACTCAATTCTTTCATTTGATTGCTAATGGTAAGCACAGAAAGAAGCGAATCTTTCAACTTGAACAAGATGAGGGCACTATTTTAGGACAAGATAACCTAAAAACCTATATTACCGAGTATTATAGGCAGTTATTTGGACCTCGGCAGGATAATTGTGTGTCCCTCGATGAGTCCAGGACTGAGGATATACCTCAACTATCGGATGCCGATAATGCAATTTTGGTCGCCCCGTTCTCAGAGAAGGAGGTGTTTGATGCTATTGCACAGatgaaaaacaataaggctccCGGACCGGATGGATTCCCGGTCGAGTTCTATAAAAAGTGCTGGCacattattaagggggatttgTTACCTATGTTTCATGATCTGTTCTCTGGACAACTTCACTTATTTCACTTGAATTTTGGAACTATCACATTGCTTCCTAAGAAAATGGATGTTGTGAGAATTGAGCAGTTCAGGCCGATCTGCCTcctcaatgttagtttcaaaattttcaccaaggtcgggactaataggctcacacagattgcgcatTCTGTGGTGCAACAATCCCAAACTTctttcatgccggacagaaacatccttgaaggggtggtcatccttcatgaaacgctccatgaaatccattccaaaaaattagatggagtaatttttaaggtggatttcgagaaagcgtacgataaggtcaaatggccattcctccaacaggcattgcgtatgaaaggttttgatgaagCCTGGCGCCGACGGGTTGAATCATTTAAGCAAAAAGGGAGTGTgggaattaaagtgaatgacgatataggtcattacttccagacacataaaggcctaagacaaggagatccgatgtcccctatcatgtttaacattgtggtggatatgttaacaattttgataggaagggctaaggagCATGGTCAAGTAGGTGGCTTGGTACCTCATCTCGTTgatggaggtgtatccatccttcagtacgctgatgatacaatcatctttatggagcatgacttggccaaggcgagaaatatgaagctggtgttatgcctttttgaacaattgaccgggttaaagattaactttcataagAGTGAGTTGTTCTGTTTTGGTAGAGCCAAAGAAGAACAGGAggcttataggcaattgtttgggtgcGAGTTGGGGGATTTACCTTTCTCTTACCTAGGTATTCCAATCCACCATCGTAGGCTGACAAACAGAGAATGGAAGTGCATCGAGGACCGATTTGAGAAGAAACTGAGTTGCTGGAAGGgtaagctcatgtcatacggaggaAGATTAATTCTGATAaattcggtgctcacgagtatgcctatgtttctcttaTCGTTCTTTGAGGTCCCAGTTGGTGTTAGGAAAAGATTGGACTTCTATCGACCGCGTTTCTTTTGGCAGGGTGATGAACTTAAAAGAAAATACCGGCTTGCTAATGGGATATCATCTAtagaccgaaagaccaagggggtcttggcATTGAGAATCTTGAGGTTAAGAACAGATGCCTTCTTAGTAAGTGGCTGTGGAAGCTCTCATCTGAGACTGATGCCACGTGGGCACAAATCCTTCGCAGCAAGTACCTCCAGACAAAAACTTTGTCCCAGGTCACAGTCAGGCCGACTGACTCGCCTTTTTGGAAAGGACTGATGAAAGTCAAACAATCCTTGTTTAATAGAACAAAGTTTGTTATTGGAAACGGCGCTAGTACGCgcttctgggaggatacttggctcggCGAGACACCCTTGGCCATTCAATATCCGTCTTTGTATCGTATTGTTCAACGACGTGAGGTGTTCGTTGCAACGGTATTTTAATCtatcccccttaatattcagtttagacggtcgctagcgggcaatcgttgggaagaatggctccttctagttaggagactgatggaggttcagTTTTCTCAACAACCCGATGAATTACGCTGGAAACTGACTAGGTCGGGAGTATTCACAGTTAAATCAATGTACATTGATGTTATTAATTCGAACTCCATTCCTACCTCCAAGAATGTTTGGGATGTCAAAGTTCCTttgaaaataaaagtgtttatgtggtttgtccataaacaagttattttaaccaaggacaacttgataaagcgtaattggacaggacctactaggtgtattttctgtgatcgggatgagacgatcaaacacctctttcttgaTTGTCCGTTGGCCAAAGTCCTTTGGCGGACGGTCCACATTGCTTTTAATATTACTCCACCGAATTCTGTCAACGCGttatttgggacatggcttaATGGGATTGAGCCTGACTTGGCGAGACACATTCGGGTTGGAGTTTGCGCTTTGATGTGGACTATctggaattgcagaaatgatttggtttttaacagaacatcacgtattcattttttgcaggttatttcCCGAGCCACGCACTAATccgttcgtggtcgctactcactccgatgggggccagggagcatttggttactggatctgtccgctgggagatggtagttcgggatatcttcaatcggtttggatggcggtcatgtaataggataggtaATTAGTGCACCTATCTATCTTTAACCAGCCGGTTGTGGCGTTTTTTCTTGGCTAGTTTGTGTTTCCAGCCCTATTTAGCTCTGTGTGAGCTTGCTgtccttttttttcttctgttgGAGACTTCGAAAACTTGTTGGAACCTTTTTATTTGGTTAATAAAATGGCCGTATGCATCactctgatgcagaggccgggaaGATCCCCCTTTTTGAAAAAAGAAAAACGTGGGCGTCTGTCCTGGTAGAACATTTAATCCTGAGCGTTGATTGGTGTGACAGACCTTTGATGTAATATAGAACGTTGGATGTGATTTAGTGGGATTGATCAAACGTCTCTGTTACTTCTGTGTACACTTTTGATGTGATTTTAGGAGGATTCATGTTTGCTTTTTTAATAGTAGTATAGTATAATTGTATAAGTAAGTATAAGTATAAAAGTATAGATATAGATTATGATTTGATGTGACGGTTTTACAATCTGCCACATGGTTACCACAAACATATTTCGAAATTAGTATGTTTGGTCCGGACTGAACACCGTTCAAAAGAGACCGAAGACCAGATAGTGAAGAACAGAGGGGACCGAAATAATTTCAGACCGGTTTTTCTTAAAAGATCGAAAGGCCGGACCGTGCAAACCGAAAAGACCGAACGCGGGGCTCATCACAACCCAAGAAAACGAAACACACCAACACTGGCAAATTCACCCAAGCCAGACAGACCGGCACCGGCGAGCTGCACCCTGCCGCCCTTGCGCCGCGCCAGCGCGAGAGCCACCACGACGGCCGCCACGGCGAGGGCGACCAGCAGCAGCGCCGCGAGCCCCCCGCCCAACCACATCCTCCTCCGCCGCGCGGCGCCCTGGAGCCGCCGGGCCTCTCGCAGCTCCCCCTCGGCCGCGCCGACGTCCTCCGCTGCCGCTGCAACATGCCGCTCCACGTCCTCCAAGAGCGGGCCCTGGGACTCGACCAGCGCGGCCATGTCGAGAAACAGCTGCTGCAGCTCCAGGAGCCCACCCTCCACCTTCTCAGCCTCGGAGGAGGACAGCATGGCCGCCCGCATCGCCTCGTCGGCTTCGTCGGCGCCCGCTCCGCCGCTTGCGACGAGCCGGTCCAGCTGGTCCTCGGTGGGGGCCTCGCCGGCTACGGCGAGGTAGCAGCGGGCCGCGTCGCCACGGCGCTCGGCGGAGACCTGACGCCGGAGGGTCTGGACCCCGGCAGTGAGGTCCTGGAGGCGGCCGCGGAGGCCCGCGGTGGCGTGCGCCGCGGGCGCCGGCGCGCGGCGGTCCATGGATGCAAGGCGGgcgcggaggcggcgggcggAGCCTAGGAGGCGGACGAGCGCGGCCTgcgtggcggcgcggggcgcgccGGGGCGGAGGAGGGACTTGGAAGCCTCGTGCGCGGACTGGAGCTGGGAAAGCTCGTTGCGCAGCGCGGCCATCTCGTTCTTGGCCGCCTCCGCCTCTGCCAAGAACGCCTGCAGCTTCTCGACGCCGGCGGTAGGCCCGCCGTCCTGCTGCCTCTTGGCCTGGGGCGCTGCTGCAGCGGCGCCGACGAAGGAGTCGGTCATCAGATCGTTCATCTTGGCTGAATCAGACCCGCCGACGAAGGAGattggtggtggtggcgggggtGTTGTCAAATGCCACTACTCCATGAGATCTCCTACTCCATTGCAAAAGCCAAGATGTGGCGATACCAGAACTTTCATCTTTTAATTAAGGCGACGGTGACAGGCAGATCGAGTAGGGGGCACGTCTGCCAACTTAACAACCAGCTCCAGCTGCATCATCGGCCATTTACTTTGAGAGAGACAGTACACTTCAGAAACAAAATTAGTCTGGCAATGCTTCAAGTTGCCTCTCCAGAGATGGATTCTGTCATCAGATCGTTCATATTGGTGGAAATTTAGAGATGTTGGTCAAATACCACTACACCATTTGTGGCAAAAAAAAAAGAGAGGAAGATGTCATGGAGAGTTTACTTTTGACAGGGgccaacaaattagtagtacaactATAATTCAGAAGCATAAATAGCTTAGTTGTCTCTCCAAACAACGGAATTTCGCATTCATATACTTCCATATCAAACCGTGGAGGCAAATTTCGTACCACCGCACCATGTAATCGTGATTTCCAATTTTTCAGATGGATTATTACACTCGACTGAAGTAAAAGCTTATCCTCCCTTGAAAAAACAAGAGAAGTGAAAGCTAGCTCTGGGATCTAAGCCAAGCAACGCACACTCGCCAAGATGGATCTGAGGTTTCTCGTCTCAGACGAGACGCATTCGCGATCGAACAAAGCAGAGACCACGGCGACACCTTTGAGATTGGGGAAGTCAAGTTCCATCACCGAACCTGCATTTGTCGCGTTGATGCCACCAATGGCGACCACGGGCAACTTTGAAGCCAAGCAAACAGCCTTCAGCCCTCCAAATCCCAAGGTGGGATTGTTCGCCTTCGTCGTGGTTGGGAAGACGCCGCCGCAGCCGAGGTAGTCCGCCCCGTCCCTCCAAGCCTGCTCGGCTTGAGCAGGGGTCTTGCATGAGACACCGATGATTTTACCCGGTCCAAGGAGCTCCCGAACCTCCCGTGCCGAAATGTCTGATTGACCAACATGGACACCATCAGCATTGCACGCTAGGGCAATGTCTACACGGTCGTTGATCAGCAGCGGCACTCCACTCGACCTGCAAATCTCCATGCAAGCCTTGGCAGCCTCCAAGAACGGTCGTGATTCAATGTCCTTTTCTCTGAACATTACCAAACACCAAGTACATCAGTGAAATACAATAGTAGATATTCACAAGTACTCCTATTTTGCAATAAACAGACCTCAGTTGGACAATGGTGGCGCCTCCTTCAATTGCAGCTTTCACGGCATCTTCTATTGAATGGCCCCACCTTTTGTTCATCCTAGAGTCTGTCACTGCATACAGGAAGAGGCTGTCTGGATTGAACCTTTGCTGCGATCCAATATTGTATGGAGGACACTTGAGCCTGAAAAGGTGGTCAAAAGGGCCTTGAGGTCCATTTCCAATGACAAGGTCTTTACTGTGATGAAGAGCCGATTCAACAAAGTTCTTCGCCACCTGCAGAGTTCACATATACAGCAAAAGAAACAAACATTCAGAAACCACTAGAGATTGATTTAGCTACATGATATGATAAAGCAGGCAAATACTAAGTTCTAAGAACAAATTAGGAATCATTTTTCTGACAATTATGATGATATTTGCATGATACATGTAGCAATTCTAAAAATAGGCCAAAACAGACATGCCAATGGATCAACACTTAACAGTCTACAGATGATATGCCTAGTTACTGATCAAGATGCTGGCAGCAACAAAAGTATGCTACAAActccgatccatattaattgtcaCTGATTTAGTGCCAATTAAtatggaacagagggagtacaatagaTCATCTAATACAAGGCTAGTTATTCTAGTGATGCACTATTTTCCGAACTCACTATACGGGAGAACTTGTGGAGAGCAACTTGACTGTGTGAAGGTATATGTGGGTACAAAGTACTTTAACACAAACCTGAACAGCATTCAGCATACTTGAACCTTTTGCTAACTCAGCCGCAATAGATGAGGCTAAAGTGCAACCAGTTCCGTGTGTGTTGCGGGTCTTTATGCGATGCCCACGAAACTCGACGAATTCCTTGCCTAATGATGTAGGCCAGAGTTTATATCAGGCTGCTAAAAGAGCAGGAGCTAGATGTAATAATGTAGTATGAAAAGATAATCATAGAACACATACCATCATAGAATACGTCAATAGCTTCTGACGAATCTGGCATGTCCCCACCTTTCACAAGTACATATCTGCAAATTACACATCATTTACTTTATTGACTGAAAACTTAAAACTTCCATGGATCTAATTAGCAATAGTGTGTAGTGATTACATTTCTTAAATAACCATTGAAAGGTGAAATAGCTTTCAACTAGTACAGCACATGGCAACAGCTCACAAGGTTTCACATTCATCCAAAATGTGCTTAACCAGTTTGCTTCAACAGATATACTTAGAAGGTTATACCCAGGGATAAGACACTGGATGACTTTTACCCATGTAAGTTAACAACTGGATGCATATCAGTACAAGCACAGGATAGTGCAGGTGTAAGGTATGGCAATAGATAAGGTATGACCCGCTTCAAAACAAAGAAATAAAATAAGGTTACAAGAATACAAAATGCAAACCTTGGACCAAATTTGTAAATGGATTCTGCTGCATCACGCATATCGGCGATTGTGTGCAATGATACACCCCCAAGTAATTTTGATGCTTCTTTCACATTTGGGGTGACTATATCGGCCATGGCAAATAGTCCATCCCTGCTCAAAGCAATTGTAACAGTAGCTTAGTAAGCAATATGAAACTGAGAATGTTATGCCAACAACAATGCAACCAGAACTTATAAATGCACATAGTACAAAACAAGTATTAGCCGGTAGGCATCCATCAATTTGCATCCATATTAGTCAAGTACCTATAGTAAGTGAGAGTAGATGGATCTGAAAGACTATCTCCACTTGTAGACACCATAACTGGATCCACCACTAAAGCTGCCTTCAGATATGGAAGTCATATTAAGTAAATAAATGGGCTGCCACAGATATGTTTTAATCGAACTCTTGCAATGGATCCCCATACCTTTGACTGGAAACTTCTGGAGACTCTCACACAGAATTTTAATTATTCCAGCCGAAGGGAGCATTCCTGTTTTCACCTGATCAAATCAAGAAAAGGCAATGAACATGCTAATACGCTATAGATAAGCTAAAATGCAATCAATGCACACTAAGTTACTAAGTTGTGCATCACTTCAAGTTCCAGAACCAGAGAGTCATATGACGGCTTCTAATAATAGTGAAAAACTACTTAATGCACAGTCCGCAAGACTAACATAAATACTGTCAGCGGAAGTCAAGTACAACATCTTTTTTCCCCGAAAAGGAGGATATAGCCCTGGCCTCTGCATCAGATGATGCACACAGCCATATTATTAATTATTGAAACAATGCCAAGCTAAGCTAAGCACTGAGGCTGATCAAAGTgacaaacaaaaaaataaaagaaaaaaaatccgAGGTCATCCACATAGGACACACATCGGGGCAGCATCTCCAAATCCTACCACAAAACCTAGAGTTGAGGCCGATCAAATAAGTCGTACAACAAAACTTGCATGAATGCAACAGCACAAATTTCCAACCTGCCTTCTGAAGATACACGATACTAACCAGTCAATGAACTGTCGGTGATAAGACTAATCATGCCAAATGAGAATTGATTTAGACAGTCCAAAGTTCCAGTTTCTAGGGAAGTAAAAAATTAGCAAATGCAAACACAGATGCCCCGCTTAGTGATTCACAGCAAGTCAGCAACAGCGGTAGTAGGCGACAGCATCAACTCTGAGCAGCGCATAAACAGAGCACTAAACAGATCTTCCAATAGCTAGCACTATCCAAGATACCTAAACTGAATTATTTGAAGTTGGCATCACAACCGGAAGAGGAATAGATATGGCTCACCACGTCCACCGACATATCCGAAAGAACCGACTGGAGCTGCTCCCGGATTAATTCCTCCGGCACGAGATGGACGCCCTgcatcaccaccaccaccacccaaTTTACTTCCTTCTCCTGATCAGACTGACGCCGCCGGGGACAGCAAGTGAAAAAGGAACCTATGAGTGAAGAAATCGGGCAGCCTACGCACCTGGACGCCGGCGGTGTTCTGGGCCGTGACGGCAGTGATGACGGAGGAGCAGTATGCGCCCAGGGCGGCGCAGGCCTTAACGTCGGCCTGGATGCCGGCGCCGGCGCTGGAGTCGGAGCCCGCCACCGTGAGCACATGCGGCCACGGCATCTCGCGCGCCGCGGCGAGCCTCCACGGGCAGGTTCGTGGGGAAAGGTGCGGCCGCCGTGGGGATGAGAAGGGGGAGATAGAAGAGGGCGGGTGCAAGCGGAGGATTGGCGGCGGTGGTGCGCACGACATGCCGAAGTGCGCTGGAGGAGAGAAGATTTGCCAGGTCTTCCACCAgtcttttctttttccttttttgagAAGCAAACAGTCTCTTGTTGGCTTTGATTTGCACAATTTAGGAGGATGGGGCGGAGGGCAACTTCCGGTCCGTTGAATGAACCTTGACAACCGCGGGGCGAGGTTCAACAGAGCCAGAGCGAGAGCGAGAGCAAGAGCCTTACCCTCCCCTTTCCGCCGCGCGTCACTCTGGCACCGATGTCCACCGCCCATCCGTCACGTGCCACTCGGCCGTGACGGCCACCTTCTCCTCCTCCCCGGCTATGGCTGACCACTCGCGCTCGCCGTCGGTGACCCCACGTCATGCTGGCGACCGCCCAGTTGTCTCTGGCTTTAGTTTGTCGTCGTGTTCTGGATGTTCCGTTGCGCCGGGCTGGCGGAAGGGCAGCCGGAGGTCTCCTCGGGGCTGCGGGCGGCGTTGGAGGGGCGGCAGCCCAAGGCGCCATGGGTCCAGCCACGTCCCTCCGACAGATCTCGGTGGAGGCGTCGCCGCTTCTCTGGGCCTCAGAACCCACCAAGTCGCCCCTCTCAGGCGTCTCCGCGGCGGGAGGTGTCGCCGGAGATGGAGGGATTGTGCTTCCGCTGTTTCAAAGATGACCACTTTCGGAGGGACTGCACCAACCCCATCGTCTGTATTCGGTGCGGGTTGTCGAGGCATGGGTCCGGCGGTTGTACGCAGCCTCGTAACCCGGCGTCGCCCGAGGAGCTTCGTCGTGTCGTCGCCAAGATCTCGCGCCGGGGTGCGGGGGGTGTATCGGTGAGTGGCTCAGCTGCGCAGCTGGGCAGAGCAAGTTCTGGGCAGAGCAGAGGAGCGC containing:
- the LOC125517127 gene encoding syntaxin-related protein KNOLLE-like → MNDLMTDSFVGAAAAAPQAKRQQDGGPTAGVEKLQAFLAEAEAAKNEMAALRNELSQLQSAHEASKSLLRPGAPRAATQAALVRLLGSARRLRARLASMDRRAPAPAAHATAGLRGRLQDLTAGVQTLRRQVSAERRGDAARCYLAVAGEAPTEDQLDRLVASGGAGADEADEAMRAAMLSSSEAEKVEGGLLELQQLFLDMAALVESQGPLLEDVERHVAAAAEDVGAAEGELREARRLQGAARRRRMWLGGGLAALLLVALAVAAVVVALALARRKGGRVQLAGAGLSGLGEFASVGVFRFLGL
- the LOC125517126 gene encoding probable thiamine biosynthetic bifunctional enzyme, chloroplastic isoform X2, which produces MVSTSGDSLSDPSTLTYYRDGLFAMADIVTPNVKEASKLLGGVSLHTIADMRDAAESIYKFGPRYVLVKGGDMPDSSEAIDVFYDGKEFVEFRGHRIKTRNTHGTGCTLASSIAAELAKGSSMLNAVQVAKNFVESALHHSKDLVIGNGPQGPFDHLFRLKCPPYNIGSQQRFNPDSLFLYAVTDSRMNKRWGHSIEDAVKAAIEGGATIVQLREKDIESRPFLEAAKACMEICRSSGVPLLINDRVDIALACNADGVHVGQSDISAREVRELLGPGKIIGVSCKTPAQAEQAWRDGADYLGCGGVFPTTTKANNPTLGFGGLKAVCLASKLPVVAIGGINATNAGSVMELDFPNLKGVAVVSALFDRECVSSETRNLRSILASVRCLA
- the LOC125517126 gene encoding probable thiamine biosynthetic bifunctional enzyme, chloroplastic isoform X1 → MSCAPPPPILRLHPPSSISPFSSPRRPHLSPRTCPWRLAAAREMPWPHVLTVAGSDSSAGAGIQADVKACAALGAYCSSVITAVTAQNTAGVQGVHLVPEELIREQLQSVLSDMSVDVVKTGMLPSAGIIKILCESLQKFPVKALVVDPVMVSTSGDSLSDPSTLTYYRDGLFAMADIVTPNVKEASKLLGGVSLHTIADMRDAAESIYKFGPRYVLVKGGDMPDSSEAIDVFYDGKEFVEFRGHRIKTRNTHGTGCTLASSIAAELAKGSSMLNAVQVAKNFVESALHHSKDLVIGNGPQGPFDHLFRLKCPPYNIGSQQRFNPDSLFLYAVTDSRMNKRWGHSIEDAVKAAIEGGATIVQLREKDIESRPFLEAAKACMEICRSSGVPLLINDRVDIALACNADGVHVGQSDISAREVRELLGPGKIIGVSCKTPAQAEQAWRDGADYLGCGGVFPTTTKANNPTLGFGGLKAVCLASKLPVVAIGGINATNAGSVMELDFPNLKGVAVVSALFDRECVSSETRNLRSILASVRCLA